From Micropterus dolomieu isolate WLL.071019.BEF.003 ecotype Adirondacks linkage group LG06, ASM2129224v1, whole genome shotgun sequence:
CCTTTCTGTCCCCATCTCTCGTACCTCCACGATTTTGGAGCACTGGGTCCCTTTGCCGGCGCCAGGCCCGCCCAGCACGAACACAACCTGCGGATTCATCATCAGCGACACCCGGTACAGAAAGCTCGGCACCCTCTGAGACACGTTACTGAACAAACGGGCGATCATAAACCAGCAGAGACACACGTCAACCTGGGAGTGGAGTGGAGTGGAGGGAAGGGGTGGGTGAAAAACTACAAGCCGAGCTGACCGGTGAATGCGTGTCAGTGTTTGTGGGAAGGAAATCGACGAGCCACAACGACACCACTTCCGCTGTTGACTTCAGCTACCAATGGGGGTTTCACATGGGAGTGACGCAGGTCTGAAGCCACGCCCACTTGtacttgttatttttttttttttctatgccGAGGTCGGGTGACGCCCCTCCCCTGCTTCTCCAGCATCAGCACCCTCCACAAACGAACAAGGCGGATGCAAACGGATGCTCTCCGGTCCGCGATGCTCACCAGCTCAAGAAGACATAACGATGATAACCGAGAGACTCTCGAGCAGCTGGGTAGAGTCATTGTTTTCTTCACGTTTATGCCGCCTCACTGCCTCCATTCATGATGCACCATTCATTCATCCTCAAGAATGGTAGCACACTGCgaggaaaacattaaaatagtCTGTCATAGCCCTGTAGCCTTTATAAGACACATCCTCGCTCATTTGATGAAGCTTCTTTTCATGTAGGTCAAGGTGATGAAGAGCCcggtttttgtcttttgaggGCACCGCGCGAATGTAGGGCTAATACAGGAAAAGCCAAGCAAACAAAAGACATCCAGCCCCCCTCCTCTGACGCACCTCGCTGCCCTGTCGCCACTTGACATGACAGCGCAGAGCCGGGAGCAGAGCAGCAGGATCAAGGGGCACCGACGTGCAGCCGGACGTGTGGACTCGACAAGGGATAGAGGAGCCTCCGGACGCACGGCGGAGAAGCAGCAGCCCAGGGGAGGCCGGATTGCAGTTCCTGGGGACGAGCGCCAAGGGCAGTGCGGCAGTCAGCAGGCAGACCGGGGGGAGGAGGCTGCGGAGATCTGTGATACTTCCCCCCCAGGCCCCACTGCGCTCTCACCTCCACATCATCCTGGACATATGATAGTGGACGTTTTTATGTTTGATCAATGGTGACTCCTTTTTTCCCTTCCCAACCAATCAGTGATGATGGGCAATTGAGAGATTAGATCTGTTCTTCAGGCAAGGGTGGAAACGGGAGGGGACTGATGTGCATACTGGCCAGGTACACTTTGCTCCCTTCATCCCTGGTTTTGTTCATTTTGCTTGTCGCCTGCACCATGGGCTGTATTCAGAGCATTGCATGCAAGCCCCGCATCAGACGGGAGAACATTGTGGTGTACGAGGTGTCAGCCTCTATTGACCAGTGTCCCACCATCATTGAGGAGAACTCACCGATTGTGCTCCGTTACAAGACGCCTTACTTCAGGGCCTCAGCAGGTGTTGTGATGCCACCAGTGCCCCGCAATGAAACCTGGGTGGTGGGCTGGATCCAGGCTTGTACCCAGATGGAGTTCTACAACACATATGGTGATATTGGCATGTAAGTGTGTAGCAGACCCCCCATCAGACATTAACCTTGTGCCTCTGAATGagctcagtgtgtgtgggtTCAGGAGGGTGTAGTGTTTGGATGTGCACACCTGTTTATACATCtctcacaaacaaaaacagcctTGCATCCTCTCACTCTGTCCTCCTCCATGCACTTGCCGCAGGTCCAGCTGGGAGTTACCAGAGTTGCGAGAGGGTCGGGTCAAGGCCATCAGTGACTCAGACGGCGTCAGCTACCCCTGGTACGGCAACACCACAGAGACAGTCACCCTGACCGGGCCCACGTCCAAACCATCCCGTCTGACAGTCAGCATGAATGACAACTTCTACCCCAGCGTGACCTGGGCAGTGCCCATCAGCAACAGCAACACGCCCATGCTGACCCACATCACCAGGGACCAGAGCTTCATCACCTGGCTGGTGGCCATGAACTCTGTCACCAAGGtaggacaaaaacacagacagcggCCTGAGATGAAAACAGCTTGTTCGCACATGCATCAAACTAAGTCTAACATCTCTAGAAACTGCTCTTGCATTGCACACACAGCCCGTCTGTGATGTAATCATCTCCCCCCTGCACTTTTCCTTTCTGGTGTAAAGTTACAAACTACCTCATCATCACCTTCCCCTGAATAAAGCCCCTGCAAAGGCCCATCAGGAGACAgtttaaaatgtgtatcagAATGTTACAGTATTCATGCACTGTCTTTGTGAAAGATAATGCATAAAATTGTTTTAGGCTAGTATAGAGAATGTTCTCAGACTTGTTTTACTTCATTGTTGGTTGATACATTAAGAGAAGGTGAAAAGCATAGCATTTAAATTCTGTATCCTAGCCAAAGTTCTAGTATGTCAGACAAGATAAAATGATGTTTAACAAAAGTGATACACCAATTTATTATGCTGCAAATTAACTACACATCTATTAGTAGCAGAGGACATAATGCACAATCAACTTAAGCTGCAGGAAAACACTCTTATTGTACTTAAAGTAGACTGcatcacacattcacatgtaTACAGTATTGACCACATTAAGATGATgctgctctcctcctccaggAGCGTATCGTGTTGCAGACGGTGCGGTGGCGGATGCGGGTGGACATTGCTGTGGACC
This genomic window contains:
- the fam78ba gene encoding protein FAM78B; the protein is MCILARYTLLPSSLVLFILLVACTMGCIQSIACKPRIRRENIVVYEVSASIDQCPTIIEENSPIVLRYKTPYFRASAGVVMPPVPRNETWVVGWIQACTQMEFYNTYGDIGMSSWELPELREGRVKAISDSDGVSYPWYGNTTETVTLTGPTSKPSRLTVSMNDNFYPSVTWAVPISNSNTPMLTHITRDQSFITWLVAMNSVTKERIVLQTVRWRMRVDIAVDPDMPLGSRASLVGRPYQEQPHILNYQEPIPPNALGRPNANDAQVLMWRPRRGAPLVVIPPK